The following proteins are encoded in a genomic region of Bradyrhizobium sp. SK17:
- a CDS encoding TAXI family TRAP transporter solute-binding subunit, with protein sequence MNSRLMAAAIVAASVLSAPVAQAQQFINVLTGGTSGVYYPLGVAMGKIYGEKIAGVKTQVQATKASVENLVLLQQGRGEIAFTLGDSLKAAWEGDAEAGFKTKLDKLRTIGAIYPNYIQIVATAESGIKTLADLKGKSLSVGAPKSGTELNSRAILAAAGMSYKDLGKVEYLPFAESVDLMKNRQLNATLQSAGLGVASLKDLSTSSEINVVAVPKETVDKIGPPFVSVIIPANTYTGQDKDVPTAAVVNYLVTSSAVSDDLAYQMTKLVYESLPELANAHAAGKEIKLEAAATGSPVPLHPGAIRYYKEKGLIK encoded by the coding sequence ATGAATTCAAGGTTGATGGCCGCTGCGATCGTGGCAGCCAGCGTTTTGTCGGCGCCCGTCGCGCAGGCCCAGCAGTTCATCAATGTGCTGACCGGCGGCACCTCCGGGGTCTACTATCCGCTCGGCGTCGCGATGGGGAAGATCTACGGCGAGAAGATTGCTGGCGTGAAGACCCAGGTGCAGGCGACCAAGGCTTCGGTCGAGAACCTGGTGCTGTTGCAGCAGGGCCGCGGCGAGATCGCCTTCACGCTCGGCGATTCGCTGAAGGCCGCCTGGGAAGGCGACGCTGAGGCCGGCTTCAAGACCAAGCTCGACAAGCTGCGCACCATCGGCGCGATCTATCCGAACTACATCCAGATCGTCGCCACCGCCGAAAGCGGCATCAAGACGCTGGCCGACCTCAAGGGCAAGAGCCTGTCGGTGGGCGCGCCGAAGTCCGGCACCGAGCTCAATTCGCGCGCGATCCTCGCGGCCGCCGGCATGAGCTACAAGGATCTCGGCAAGGTCGAGTATCTGCCGTTCGCCGAATCGGTCGACCTGATGAAGAACCGCCAGCTCAACGCCACGCTGCAATCGGCAGGCCTCGGCGTCGCCTCGCTGAAGGATCTCTCGACCTCGAGCGAGATCAACGTCGTCGCCGTGCCGAAGGAGACCGTCGACAAGATCGGCCCGCCCTTCGTTTCGGTGATCATCCCGGCCAATACCTATACCGGCCAGGACAAGGATGTGCCGACCGCGGCGGTCGTGAACTACCTGGTCACCTCCAGCGCGGTGTCGGACGACCTCGCCTATCAAATGACCAAGCTGGTCTACGAATCGTTGCCGGAACTCGCCAACGCGCATGCGGCGGGCAAGGAGATCAAGCTCGAGGCCGCCGCGACCGGCAGCCCGGTGCCGCTGCATCCCGGTGCGATCCGCTATTACAAGGAAAAGGGCTTGATCAAGTAA
- a CDS encoding TRAP transporter permease — MQQQAGGVEPVKVEFDNFEHGFPEGFGPGAWGHLAYAIGLAFAVFQLYVAAFNYLPSQVVRGVHVGFLILLTFGLIGNFTAKTAFGRAVSWIVGASGFLCGLYQWIFYADLIARDGDPTHMDLAVGTLLAILIFEGTRRLMGAALPLMCGACLLYWFFGQYLPSPFNHRGYDFDQIVTHLSFGTEGFYGVPIYVSATYIFLFILFGSFLERAGMIQLFTDVSLGLFGRTRGGPAKVAVFASGMMGTISGSGVANVVTVGQFTIPLMIKFGYRRAFAAGVEATASMGGQIMPPVMGAVAFIMAETLGVPYSEIVKAAVIPAILYFASAFWMVHLEAGKHGLVGMKRSEIPSAWKALVARWYLVLPLAALVYMLFEGFTPLYAGSMGLALTVALILGASITLGVSNTVVRYIFWIGLALVVAAVSRHGLEIVPVIGVVAGLIAIAAITRGGRATLRACRDSLADSAKSALTVGMACAIVGTIIGMMTQTGVGTIFGSWIIGLGDKSLFLALIMTMLLSILLGTGIPTIPTYIITAALAAPALAKLGVPLIASHMFAFYYGIMADLSPPVALAALAAAPIAKENPDKIGWEAMRIALAGYVIPFIFVYSPALMLQGGDPMAAQLGFYGAVALASFKALVAIALFGIVAIGFLFTRLSWIEIAVAFGAALCLLGDFQFSDTAGFTLAAAVVLWQWRRRPRDAVAAA, encoded by the coding sequence ATGCAGCAGCAGGCTGGGGGCGTTGAGCCCGTCAAGGTCGAATTCGACAATTTCGAGCATGGCTTTCCGGAAGGTTTCGGCCCCGGCGCCTGGGGGCATCTGGCCTATGCCATCGGCCTCGCCTTCGCGGTGTTCCAGCTCTATGTCGCGGCCTTCAACTATTTGCCGAGCCAGGTGGTGCGCGGCGTCCATGTCGGCTTCCTGATCCTGTTGACCTTTGGCCTGATCGGCAATTTCACCGCCAAGACCGCGTTCGGCCGCGCGGTGAGCTGGATCGTCGGCGCGAGCGGCTTCCTCTGCGGCCTCTACCAGTGGATCTTCTATGCCGACCTGATCGCCCGTGACGGCGATCCGACCCACATGGATCTCGCGGTCGGCACGCTGCTCGCTATCCTGATCTTCGAGGGCACGCGGCGGCTGATGGGGGCGGCACTGCCGCTGATGTGCGGCGCCTGTCTGCTCTACTGGTTCTTCGGGCAGTATCTGCCGTCGCCGTTCAACCATCGCGGCTACGATTTCGACCAGATCGTCACCCATCTCTCGTTCGGCACCGAAGGCTTCTACGGCGTGCCGATCTACGTGTCGGCGACCTACATCTTCCTGTTCATCCTGTTTGGCTCGTTCCTGGAACGTGCCGGCATGATCCAGCTCTTCACCGATGTCTCGCTCGGCCTGTTCGGGCGCACCCGCGGCGGCCCCGCCAAGGTGGCGGTGTTCGCTTCCGGCATGATGGGCACGATCTCCGGCTCCGGCGTCGCCAACGTCGTCACCGTCGGCCAGTTCACGATTCCCCTGATGATCAAGTTCGGCTATCGCCGCGCCTTCGCCGCCGGCGTCGAAGCCACCGCCTCGATGGGCGGCCAGATCATGCCGCCGGTGATGGGCGCGGTCGCCTTCATCATGGCGGAGACGCTCGGCGTGCCCTATTCGGAGATCGTCAAGGCCGCCGTGATTCCGGCGATCCTGTACTTCGCCTCGGCATTCTGGATGGTGCATCTGGAAGCCGGCAAGCATGGCCTCGTCGGCATGAAGCGCTCCGAGATCCCGAGCGCCTGGAAGGCGCTGGTGGCGCGCTGGTACCTGGTGCTGCCGCTTGCCGCGCTGGTCTACATGCTGTTCGAGGGTTTCACGCCGCTCTATGCCGGCAGCATGGGTCTCGCGCTGACGGTGGCGCTGATCCTCGGCGCCAGCATCACGCTCGGCGTCTCCAACACCGTCGTGCGCTACATCTTCTGGATCGGGCTGGCGCTGGTGGTCGCCGCGGTGTCGCGCCACGGGCTCGAGATCGTCCCGGTCATCGGCGTCGTTGCCGGCCTCATCGCGATCGCCGCGATCACGCGCGGCGGCCGCGCCACGCTCAGGGCCTGTCGTGACTCGCTCGCCGACAGCGCCAAGTCGGCGCTGACGGTCGGCATGGCCTGCGCCATCGTCGGCACCATCATCGGCATGATGACGCAGACCGGCGTCGGCACCATCTTCGGCAGCTGGATCATCGGGCTCGGCGACAAGAGCCTGTTCCTGGCGCTGATCATGACGATGTTGCTGTCGATCCTGCTCGGCACCGGCATCCCGACGATCCCGACCTACATCATCACTGCCGCGCTCGCCGCCCCGGCGCTGGCCAAGCTGGGGGTGCCGCTGATCGCAAGCCACATGTTCGCGTTCTACTACGGCATCATGGCCGACCTCTCGCCGCCGGTGGCGCTCGCGGCATTGGCGGCGGCGCCGATCGCCAAGGAGAACCCGGACAAGATCGGCTGGGAGGCGATGCGGATCGCGCTTGCCGGCTACGTCATTCCCTTCATCTTCGTTTATTCGCCGGCCTTGATGTTGCAGGGCGGGGACCCGATGGCCGCGCAGCTCGGCTTCTACGGCGCGGTGGCGCTGGCGAGTTTCAAGGCGCTGGTGGCGATCGCGCTGTTCGGCATCGTCGCGATCGGGTTCCTGTTCACGCGGCTGAGCTGGATCGAGATCGCGGTCGCGTTCGGCGCCGCGCTCTGCCTGCTCGGCGATTTCCAGTTCTCGGATACGGCGGGCTTCACGCTCGCCGCCGCTGTCGTGCTGTGGCAATGGCGGCGACGTCCGCGCGATGCGGTGGCCGCAGCTTGA
- a CDS encoding DUF1850 domain-containing protein: protein MAATSARCGGRSLSLCLASAGVVKTLQVAAFTLAWTHSIEKTAWQEDWLVTPAGLTLQQARIKGTGAGMEPPPEARLVDGWFQWSPQPVPRAEVVLGNSGAAGEWHLCAAGRCQTLSEIFRHPIGANVTTMRACNDR, encoded by the coding sequence ATGGCGGCGACGTCCGCGCGATGCGGTGGCCGCAGCTTGAGCCTCTGCCTTGCCTCCGCAGGGGTCGTGAAGACGCTGCAGGTCGCGGCCTTCACGCTGGCCTGGACCCATTCGATCGAGAAGACCGCATGGCAGGAAGACTGGCTGGTCACGCCCGCCGGGCTCACGTTGCAGCAGGCCCGCATCAAGGGCACTGGCGCCGGCATGGAGCCGCCGCCGGAGGCACGCCTCGTCGACGGCTGGTTTCAATGGTCGCCGCAGCCCGTGCCGAGGGCCGAGGTCGTGCTCGGCAATTCCGGCGCTGCCGGCGAATGGCACCTGTGCGCGGCGGGACGCTGCCAGACGCTATCGGAGATTTTCCGGCATCCGATCGGTGCTAATGTCACCACGATGAGAGCTTGCAACGATCGATAG
- a CDS encoding SDR family NAD(P)-dependent oxidoreductase, which translates to MDRLKGKVAMVVGAGSIGPGWGNGKATAVTFAREGASVFCVDRNGAAAEETVKIITEEGGKAAAFTADVSRAAEVEAMVAACLKAYDRIDVLDNNVGIAEVGSVVEVAEAEWDRVFAVNLKSAYLSMKHVIPVMIKQGGGSIINISSIASIRHVGISYVSYNASKAAMNQMTRSTAVEFASKHVRVNAILPGLMKTPMVAHSAGLAQSYAKGDVEAMWRARDAQVPMGHMGDAWDVANAALFLASDESKYVTGIELVVDGGITSKSGA; encoded by the coding sequence ATGGATCGGCTCAAGGGCAAGGTTGCGATGGTGGTCGGCGCGGGCTCGATCGGGCCGGGCTGGGGCAATGGCAAGGCGACCGCCGTCACCTTTGCGCGCGAGGGCGCCAGCGTGTTCTGCGTCGATCGCAACGGCGCCGCGGCCGAGGAGACGGTCAAGATCATCACCGAGGAGGGCGGCAAGGCCGCCGCTTTCACCGCCGATGTCTCGCGCGCCGCCGAGGTCGAGGCGATGGTCGCGGCCTGCCTGAAGGCCTATGACCGTATCGACGTGCTCGACAACAATGTCGGCATCGCCGAGGTCGGCAGCGTGGTGGAGGTGGCGGAAGCCGAGTGGGACCGCGTGTTCGCGGTCAATCTCAAGAGCGCCTATCTGTCGATGAAGCACGTCATTCCGGTCATGATCAAGCAGGGCGGCGGCTCGATCATAAACATCTCCTCGATCGCCTCGATCCGCCATGTCGGCATCTCCTATGTCAGCTACAATGCGAGCAAGGCGGCGATGAACCAGATGACGCGCTCGACCGCGGTCGAGTTCGCCTCGAAACATGTCCGCGTCAACGCGATCCTGCCCGGGCTGATGAAGACGCCGATGGTGGCGCATTCGGCGGGGCTGGCGCAAAGCTACGCCAAGGGCGATGTCGAGGCGATGTGGCGCGCCCGCGACGCGCAGGTGCCGATGGGCCACATGGGCGATGCCTGGGACGTCGCCAATGCCGCGCTGTTCCTGGCGTCAGACGAATCGAAATATGTCACCGGCATCGAGCTCGTGGTCGACGGCGGTATCACCTCGAAATCGGGCGCGTGA
- a CDS encoding type II toxin-antitoxin system PemK/MazF family toxin: MPIPFVPPRARILICNFDLARIHPEMTKGRRVVVISPRSYNHRHGQGPGRCLVIPFSATQPIEIKPAHVPFPATKYACLTEPTWALCDVISCMSHARLDNVQIGGVNQLESIDDQDMERIAVGMKHALDLA, encoded by the coding sequence ATGCCTATACCTTTTGTACCGCCGCGGGCGCGTATTCTTATTTGTAATTTTGATCTAGCGCGCATCCATCCTGAAATGACGAAGGGGCGCCGAGTGGTTGTTATCTCTCCGCGATCATACAACCATCGACACGGTCAAGGCCCGGGGCGGTGCTTGGTAATTCCATTCTCGGCAACGCAGCCAATCGAGATTAAGCCAGCACACGTTCCGTTCCCGGCCACCAAGTATGCATGCCTCACAGAACCCACATGGGCGCTTTGCGACGTAATTAGCTGCATGTCCCATGCACGGCTAGATAACGTCCAGATTGGCGGCGTTAACCAATTGGAGTCAATCGACGATCAGGATATGGAACGCATCGCGGTTGGAATGAAGCACGCTTTGGACCTTGCCTAG
- a CDS encoding sodium:proton antiporter, with protein sequence MLTFEWIIGLLLAAVALSALARRIKVPYPTFLAIGGVLLTLLPWAPTWALEPELALALFVAPVLLDAAFDTSLRDLRNNWLPVSTLVVVAVGVTTTAVAVVARWLRPDMPWPVAIALGAIVAPPDAAAATAILRQVKLPYRIQKILEGESLLNDASALLIYRVAVGLVAAEHMKIREFVPSITIALVGSLAAGYLFAQVWMMITRRVTEAPSAIITQFGGTFMVWIIAEHLGLSGILTIIAYAITIARTAPARTSARLRVSSYAVWETVVFVLNVLAFMLIGLQLRPIWSDLDAEVRWKYCSFAAAILAVVILARILWVMPYGALLRTLKARHLLPADVVEAVPTLKRGFIVSWCGMRGIVTLAAAFALPEWFPYRDLILLTAFAVVLGSLVIQGLTLRPLILALNFDDDDPVGREAAHARSIAFRAALEAIETDPSEEAEILRLEYRAVLLRAETDGGLSSRELPADPLRRRAIAAARQALLGLRRTEAIGDDAFHLVEEELDRAELSAEV encoded by the coding sequence TTGCTGACATTCGAATGGATCATCGGCCTGTTGCTCGCAGCGGTGGCGCTGTCGGCGCTTGCGCGGCGGATCAAGGTGCCCTACCCGACCTTCCTGGCAATCGGCGGCGTGCTGTTGACGCTGCTGCCGTGGGCGCCGACCTGGGCGCTGGAACCGGAACTGGCGCTGGCGCTGTTCGTCGCACCGGTGCTGCTCGACGCCGCCTTCGACACCTCGCTGCGCGATCTCCGCAACAACTGGCTGCCGGTCTCGACGCTGGTCGTGGTCGCGGTCGGCGTCACGACGACGGCGGTCGCCGTGGTCGCGCGCTGGCTGCGGCCGGACATGCCATGGCCGGTTGCGATTGCGCTTGGCGCGATCGTAGCGCCGCCGGACGCCGCCGCCGCCACCGCGATCCTGCGCCAGGTCAAGCTGCCCTACCGGATCCAGAAGATCCTCGAGGGCGAAAGCCTGCTCAACGACGCCAGCGCGCTGCTGATCTATCGGGTCGCGGTCGGCCTGGTCGCCGCCGAGCACATGAAGATCCGCGAGTTCGTGCCATCGATCACGATCGCGCTGGTCGGGAGCCTCGCTGCCGGCTACCTGTTTGCGCAGGTCTGGATGATGATCACCCGCCGCGTCACCGAGGCGCCGAGCGCGATCATCACCCAGTTCGGCGGCACCTTCATGGTGTGGATAATCGCCGAGCATCTCGGGCTGTCCGGCATCCTCACCATCATCGCCTATGCGATCACCATCGCCCGCACCGCGCCGGCGCGCACCTCGGCACGGTTGCGCGTGTCGTCCTATGCGGTGTGGGAAACCGTGGTCTTCGTGCTCAACGTGCTGGCCTTCATGCTGATCGGCCTGCAATTGCGCCCGATCTGGTCGGACCTCGACGCCGAGGTGCGGTGGAAATATTGCAGCTTCGCGGCCGCGATCCTCGCCGTGGTGATCCTCGCCCGCATCCTCTGGGTAATGCCGTACGGCGCGCTGCTGCGCACGCTGAAGGCGCGCCATCTGCTGCCCGCCGATGTGGTGGAGGCGGTGCCGACCCTGAAGCGCGGCTTCATCGTGTCCTGGTGCGGCATGCGCGGCATCGTCACATTGGCGGCGGCGTTCGCGCTGCCCGAATGGTTTCCGTATCGCGACCTGATCCTGCTGACGGCGTTTGCCGTGGTGCTCGGCTCGCTGGTGATCCAGGGCCTGACCTTGCGGCCGCTGATCCTGGCGCTGAATTTCGATGACGACGATCCGGTCGGGCGCGAGGCGGCGCATGCCCGCAGCATCGCCTTTCGTGCCGCGCTCGAGGCGATCGAAACCGATCCGTCGGAGGAAGCCGAGATCCTGCGGCTCGAATACCGCGCCGTGCTGCTGCGCGCCGAGACCGATGGCGGGTTGAGTTCGCGCGAGCTGCCGGCCGATCCGCTGCGGCGCCGCGCCATTGCCGCCGCGCGCCAGGCACTGCTCGGTTTGCGCCGCACCGAGGCGATCGGCGACGACGCGTTCCATCTGGTCGAGGAGGAACTCGACCGCGCCGAGCTCAGCGCCGAGGTGTAA
- a CDS encoding tetratricopeptide repeat protein, with protein MRRNSATLGAALVCVWFSAGVACATSSEPGKDVQADPGPCVAAAAAADDDKTIEVCGALIDNEKTARPDRIKALTARAGAYDRKQMIDRAIADYDTVLRLDPSLADAHNARGELWRRKGDRPKAIIDFGAAVKLDPNHAAAKANYKSLSLELERIGAMMAVAGKPSFDCRKARRPVEKAICANPELADLDREIGASTFRAVREAKDPRQARELQRAQDQFIVRRNAEFGKPGYDLQKAMRERLQQINGVDGY; from the coding sequence ATGCGACGCAATTCTGCAACTCTGGGCGCGGCGCTGGTCTGCGTATGGTTCTCGGCCGGCGTTGCGTGCGCGACGAGCAGCGAGCCCGGCAAGGATGTGCAGGCCGATCCCGGCCCCTGCGTCGCGGCGGCTGCGGCGGCGGATGACGACAAGACCATCGAGGTCTGCGGCGCGCTGATCGACAATGAGAAGACCGCGAGGCCGGATCGGATCAAGGCCCTGACGGCGCGCGCGGGCGCCTATGACCGCAAGCAGATGATCGATCGGGCGATCGCCGACTACGACACCGTGCTCCGGCTCGATCCGTCGCTCGCCGATGCCCACAATGCGCGCGGCGAGCTGTGGCGCCGCAAGGGCGACCGGCCGAAGGCGATTATCGATTTCGGCGCGGCCGTCAAGCTCGACCCGAACCATGCCGCTGCCAAGGCCAACTACAAGTCGCTGTCGCTGGAACTGGAGCGGATCGGCGCGATGATGGCGGTCGCCGGCAAGCCGAGCTTCGATTGCCGCAAGGCGCGCCGCCCGGTGGAAAAAGCAATCTGCGCCAATCCCGAGCTCGCCGATCTCGATCGCGAGATCGGCGCATCGACCTTTCGCGCGGTGCGCGAGGCAAAGGACCCGCGTCAGGCCCGCGAGTTGCAGCGCGCGCAGGATCAGTTCATCGTCCGCCGCAATGCCGAATTCGGCAAGCCGGGCTACGATCTGCAAAAAGCAATGCGCGAGCGGTTGCAGCAGATCAACGGGGTCGACGGCTATTAG
- a CDS encoding propionyl-CoA synthetase: protein MNIQQSRYHEVYARSLRDPEGFWAEAAREIDWIEPAKKIYDPSTGAYGRWFTGAVVNTCYNALDRHVAGGRASQVALIHDSPLTNTITKFTYAELLKEVQALAAVMQDFGVAKGDRVILYMPMVPEAVVAMLACARIGAVHSVVFGGFAAKELATRIDDAKPKLIFSASCGIEPGRIVQYKPLLDEAIRLAGTKPETCIILQRPQQACELTAGRDHDWATLRRAALDAGKMAPCVPVAATDPLYILYTSGTTGIPKGVVRDNGGHLVALKWSMYNLYGVKPGEIWWCGSDIGWVVGHSYIVYGPLIHGATSIMYEGKPVGTPDAGAFWRVISEHKAVAFFTAPTAFRAIKKEDPEGKFIRNYDLSSFRTLFLAGERADPPTVEWAEQQLKVPVIDHWWQTETGWCIAGNPVGLGQLPVKHGSPTVPMPGYQVDIVDEAAKPVAAGTMGSIVIKLPMPPACLPTLWQQDDRFRDAYLSEFPGYYKTSDAGYKDDDGYVWVMGRTDDIINVAGHRLSTGGMEEILASHPDVAECAVLGVRDAIKGEVPCGFLVLKAGVTKPPDQVEKEVVALVRDKLGPVAAFKLAITVARLPKTRSGKILRGTIKKIADGEPWTMPATIEDPKVLDEIGEALKGKA, encoded by the coding sequence ATGAACATTCAGCAGAGCCGGTATCATGAGGTGTATGCCCGCTCGCTTCGAGACCCCGAGGGCTTTTGGGCGGAAGCGGCGCGCGAGATCGACTGGATCGAGCCGGCCAAGAAGATCTACGATCCATCCACCGGCGCCTATGGACGCTGGTTCACCGGTGCAGTGGTCAACACCTGTTACAATGCGCTGGATCGCCACGTCGCCGGTGGCCGCGCCAGCCAGGTCGCGCTGATCCACGATTCCCCGCTCACCAACACGATCACCAAATTCACCTATGCCGAGCTGCTGAAGGAAGTGCAGGCGCTCGCCGCGGTCATGCAGGATTTCGGCGTGGCCAAGGGCGACCGCGTCATCCTCTATATGCCGATGGTCCCGGAAGCCGTGGTCGCGATGCTGGCTTGCGCGCGGATCGGCGCCGTGCACAGCGTGGTGTTCGGCGGCTTCGCGGCGAAGGAGCTCGCGACCCGGATCGACGACGCCAAGCCGAAGCTGATCTTCTCGGCGAGCTGTGGCATCGAGCCCGGGCGCATCGTGCAATACAAGCCGCTGCTCGACGAAGCGATCCGTCTCGCCGGCACCAAGCCGGAGACCTGCATCATCCTGCAACGGCCGCAGCAGGCTTGCGAGCTCACCGCGGGCCGCGACCATGATTGGGCGACGCTGCGCCGTGCCGCGCTCGACGCCGGCAAGATGGCGCCCTGCGTGCCGGTCGCCGCCACCGATCCGCTCTACATCCTCTACACCTCGGGCACGACCGGAATCCCGAAGGGCGTGGTGCGCGACAATGGCGGGCATCTCGTCGCGCTGAAATGGTCGATGTACAATCTCTACGGCGTCAAGCCCGGCGAGATCTGGTGGTGCGGCTCCGACATCGGCTGGGTGGTCGGCCACTCCTACATCGTCTACGGCCCGCTGATCCACGGCGCGACCTCGATCATGTATGAGGGCAAGCCGGTCGGCACGCCGGATGCCGGCGCGTTCTGGCGCGTGATCAGCGAGCACAAGGCGGTCGCCTTCTTCACCGCGCCGACCGCGTTTCGCGCGATCAAGAAGGAAGACCCCGAGGGCAAGTTCATCCGCAACTATGATCTCTCCAGCTTCCGCACCTTGTTCCTCGCGGGTGAGCGCGCCGACCCGCCGACCGTGGAGTGGGCCGAACAGCAATTGAAGGTGCCGGTCATCGATCACTGGTGGCAGACCGAGACCGGATGGTGCATCGCCGGCAATCCGGTTGGCCTCGGCCAACTGCCGGTCAAGCACGGTTCGCCGACGGTGCCGATGCCGGGCTATCAGGTCGACATCGTCGACGAGGCGGCGAAGCCGGTCGCGGCCGGCACCATGGGCTCGATCGTGATCAAGCTGCCGATGCCGCCGGCCTGCCTGCCGACGCTGTGGCAGCAGGACGATCGCTTCAGGGATGCCTATCTCTCGGAATTCCCCGGCTACTACAAAACCTCGGATGCCGGCTACAAGGATGACGACGGCTATGTCTGGGTGATGGGCCGCACCGACGACATCATCAATGTCGCCGGCCACCGGCTCTCCACCGGCGGCATGGAAGAAATTCTGGCCTCGCATCCGGATGTCGCCGAATGCGCCGTGCTCGGCGTCAGGGATGCGATCAAGGGCGAGGTGCCGTGCGGCTTCCTGGTGCTGAAGGCCGGCGTGACCAAGCCGCCGGATCAGGTCGAGAAGGAAGTCGTGGCGCTGGTGCGCGACAAGCTCGGGCCGGTCGCGGCGTTCAAGCTCGCGATCACGGTGGCGCGGCTGCCGAAGACCCGTTCCGGCAAGATCCTGCGCGGCACCATCAAGAAGATCGCCGATGGCGAGCCCTGGACCATGCCGGCCACGATCGAGGACCCCAAGGTGCTCGACGAGATCGGCGAGGCGCTAAAGGGCAAGGCGTAG
- a CDS encoding acyltransferase, which yields MQRDRIGELDGLRAIAVLIVVIWHYFGTPDGPDGWPWKLLHVGRFGVDLFFILSGYLITDILLRHRTAERYYSAFYGRRAFRIWPLYYLMCAAALIGWTFSLSPDLFDTRGVPGWLYLFGLQNFGMAKAQTDGAYFLAVTWSLAIEEQFYLLFPLLVRNVPPERLFAILLVPILICPIGRLIDSALPDAYGWYVLPQFRIDSLAIGALIAWWRLYRKPDAEVSRRVAAILKWSSLSLPLLWLFGWKRWSVAFSHTQVEIFFGALLFVVLENRGSPKLAILRSSVATFFARTSYAAYLTHHVIVYLLFAVLHEPRTIESLAGISLTFGAFVLTFGLCALSYRYFERPLLDFAHRRFSFG from the coding sequence GTGCAGCGTGACAGGATCGGCGAGCTCGACGGTTTGCGCGCGATCGCGGTCCTGATCGTCGTCATCTGGCACTATTTCGGAACGCCTGATGGTCCCGACGGCTGGCCGTGGAAATTGCTGCATGTCGGGCGTTTCGGCGTCGACCTGTTCTTCATTCTGTCCGGCTATCTGATCACCGACATCCTGCTGCGGCATCGCACGGCCGAGCGATATTACTCGGCGTTCTACGGCAGGCGCGCGTTTCGCATCTGGCCGCTCTACTATCTGATGTGCGCCGCCGCGCTGATCGGCTGGACTTTCTCGCTGAGCCCCGACCTGTTCGACACCAGGGGCGTGCCTGGCTGGCTGTATCTGTTCGGCTTGCAGAATTTCGGCATGGCCAAGGCGCAGACCGACGGCGCCTACTTTCTGGCCGTGACCTGGTCGCTTGCGATCGAGGAGCAGTTCTATCTGCTGTTTCCGTTGCTGGTCCGCAACGTGCCGCCGGAGCGACTGTTCGCGATCCTGCTGGTGCCGATCCTGATCTGCCCGATCGGGCGCCTGATCGACAGCGCGCTGCCGGACGCCTATGGCTGGTACGTGCTGCCGCAATTCAGGATCGATTCGCTCGCGATCGGCGCGCTGATCGCCTGGTGGCGGCTCTATCGCAAGCCGGATGCCGAGGTCTCCCGACGCGTCGCCGCGATCCTCAAATGGTCGAGCCTGTCGCTTCCATTGCTATGGCTGTTCGGCTGGAAGCGCTGGTCGGTGGCGTTCTCGCACACCCAGGTCGAGATCTTCTTCGGTGCGCTGCTGTTCGTCGTTCTGGAAAACCGTGGCTCACCAAAACTCGCGATCCTGCGCAGTTCGGTCGCGACCTTCTTCGCCAGAACCTCCTACGCGGCGTATCTCACCCACCACGTCATCGTCTATCTGCTGTTCGCCGTGCTGCATGAACCAAGAACGATCGAGAGCCTCGCCGGCATTTCGCTGACGTTCGGCGCATTTGTCCTGACGTTCGGGTTGTGCGCCCTGAGCTACCGCTACTTCGAGCGTCCGCTGCTCGACTTCGCGCACCGGCGCTTCTCGTTCGGCTGA
- a CDS encoding DUF1013 domain-containing protein, whose translation MSNAPLMPKATAVWLVDNTALTFDQVADFTKMHPLEVRAIADGDAAQGIKGMDPISNGQLTREEIERGERDQNYRLRLQESKVVLPSAAKKKGPRYTPVSRRHERPSAILWLVRNHPELKDAQIMRLVGTTKTTIASVRDRTHWNASTLTPMDPVTLGLCSQIELDFEVQRAAKEKPTTTVYGGATLLPASETTRKDEFDDQPAEKHDDLNVDAVFAKLKTIGGKKADDEEE comes from the coding sequence ATGAGCAACGCACCGCTGATGCCGAAGGCGACTGCCGTGTGGTTGGTCGATAATACCGCCCTGACCTTCGATCAGGTGGCCGATTTTACCAAAATGCACCCCCTGGAAGTCCGCGCCATCGCCGACGGCGACGCCGCCCAGGGCATCAAGGGCATGGACCCCATTTCAAACGGCCAGTTGACCCGCGAGGAGATCGAGCGCGGCGAGCGCGACCAGAATTACCGCCTCAGGCTCCAGGAGAGCAAGGTGGTGCTGCCGTCCGCCGCCAAGAAGAAGGGCCCGCGCTACACCCCGGTGTCGCGCCGCCATGAGCGGCCCAGCGCGATCCTCTGGCTGGTGCGCAACCACCCCGAGTTGAAGGACGCCCAGATCATGCGTCTGGTCGGCACCACCAAGACCACGATCGCGAGCGTGCGCGACCGCACCCACTGGAACGCCTCGACGCTGACCCCGATGGACCCCGTCACGCTCGGCCTGTGCTCGCAGATCGAGCTCGATTTCGAGGTGCAGCGCGCTGCCAAGGAGAAGCCGACCACGACCGTCTATGGCGGCGCCACCCTGCTGCCGGCCTCCGAGACCACGCGCAAGGACGAGTTCGACGACCAGCCGGCCGAGAAGCATGACGACCTCAACGTCGATGCCGTGTTCGCCAAGCTGAAGACGATCGGCGGCAAGAAGGCCGACGACGAGGAAGAGTGA